A window from Candidatus Atribacteria bacterium encodes these proteins:
- the aroB gene encoding 3-dehydroquinate synthase: MKEIKVKIIEDKEYRVIIKRGILSNLTDHLSGIIKNKKVIVITNPLVHDLYGTKLLSVLKKGQFNYDLIEIPDGEKYKSLSTANYLYDELLKKKVDRTTALIALGGGVIGDLVGFVASTYIRGLPLVHIPTTLLSQVDSSIGGKVAVDHPLAKNIIGGFYQPKAVYADPEVLQTLSDKEIKNGIVEAIKIAVIKSPTFFKWFERSIDQLFKKREDLLCKLVKEAVSLKVEIVLQDPWENGLRKILNFGHSIGHALEARSGYQGLSHGEAVALGMLIETKIARNRGMCSEEFKEKISKILSFLGKYESIFEYIKKIDYKQFWETLTLDKKNYSGHMTFILPKDIGKVCLIDNITKEEVMKSIEEIKKE, translated from the coding sequence GTGAAAGAAATAAAAGTAAAAATTATAGAAGATAAAGAATATAGAGTAATTATAAAAAGAGGGATTCTCAGCAATTTAACTGATCATTTATCGGGAATAATAAAAAATAAAAAGGTTATTGTAATTACTAATCCTTTGGTACATGATCTATATGGAACTAAACTATTATCCGTTTTGAAAAAGGGTCAATTTAACTATGATTTAATAGAAATACCTGATGGAGAAAAATACAAGTCTCTATCTACCGCAAATTATCTCTATGATGAATTATTAAAAAAGAAAGTAGACCGAACCACAGCTCTTATTGCTTTGGGAGGAGGAGTAATAGGAGATTTAGTTGGATTCGTAGCTTCTACCTATATAAGAGGCCTACCTTTAGTACATATTCCTACTACTCTTTTATCTCAGGTAGATAGCAGTATTGGGGGAAAAGTTGCAGTTGATCATCCTTTAGCTAAAAATATTATTGGGGGCTTTTATCAACCAAAGGCAGTTTATGCCGACCCTGAAGTTTTGCAGACCCTATCAGATAAGGAAATAAAAAATGGAATTGTAGAGGCTATAAAGATTGCAGTTATTAAATCTCCAACTTTCTTTAAATGGTTTGAAAGAAGTATTGATCAGCTATTTAAAAAAAGGGAAGACTTGCTATGTAAACTGGTTAAAGAAGCTGTTTCTCTAAAAGTAGAAATAGTTTTGCAAGATCCCTGGGAAAACGGGTTACGCAAAATACTTAATTTTGGTCATAGTATTGGACATGCCCTGGAAGCAAGATCAGGATATCAAGGTTTAAGTCATGGTGAGGCAGTAGCTTTAGGTATGCTAATCGAGACTAAAATAGCTAGGAATAGAGGGATGTGTTCGGAAGAGTTTAAAGAAAAAATTAGTAAAATACTGTCATTTCTAGGAAAATACGAATCAATATTTGAATATATTAAAAAAATAGACTACAAACAGTTCTGGGAAACCCTAACTTTAGATAAAAAAAACTATTCAGGCCATATGACATTTATTTTACCGAAAGATATAGGGAAAGTGTGTTTAATTGATAATATTACTAAAGAAGAAGTAATGAAAAGTATAGAAGAAATAAAAAAGGAGTGA
- a CDS encoding chorismate synthase: MLRFLDAGESHGKCLLGIIEGLPAGFCINQEKININLARRQGGYGRGNRMKIEKDRVEILSGLVEGKTIGSPLGLLIKNKDWENWQDKKIPSLSIPRPGHADFAGAIKYGFKDVRKVLERASARQTAMRVAIGSIAQQFLEEFNLNIYSYTLQIGQIKASRTTTFNPKIRAEIDKSPVYCIDEKASTGMCREIDRTRETEDTLGGVFEVVATGVPIGLGSYVQWDRRLDAHLASALMSIPGVKAVEIGEGIKISGEKGSDVHDEIFTKIETRKKFCRYYRKTNRAGGIEGGVTNGEEVIIRAYIKPIPTLINPLYSVDFSSKKETKALYQRSDICIVPAASIVGEAVTAWEIAIAFLEKFSSDSLGEIKENYENYKERLQEV, encoded by the coding sequence ATGCTAAGGTTTCTTGATGCGGGAGAATCTCATGGCAAATGTTTGTTGGGAATAATAGAGGGCTTACCGGCAGGATTTTGCATAAACCAAGAAAAGATCAATATTAATCTGGCTAGGCGACAAGGAGGTTATGGTAGAGGAAATAGGATGAAGATTGAAAAGGATCGAGTTGAAATATTATCGGGATTAGTAGAAGGAAAGACCATAGGAAGCCCCCTTGGTCTATTGATAAAAAATAAAGACTGGGAAAATTGGCAAGACAAAAAAATTCCTTCTTTAAGCATTCCCCGGCCAGGTCATGCAGATTTTGCCGGAGCAATAAAATATGGATTTAAAGATGTGAGGAAAGTCTTAGAGAGAGCCAGTGCTCGACAGACGGCTATGAGAGTAGCAATAGGTTCAATAGCACAACAATTTTTGGAAGAATTTAATTTAAATATTTATAGTTATACATTACAGATAGGTCAGATAAAAGCATCGAGGACTACTACTTTTAATCCCAAGATTAGAGCTGAAATTGATAAATCACCTGTATATTGCATAGATGAGAAAGCATCAACCGGAATGTGCAGAGAAATTGACCGTACTCGGGAAACAGAAGATACTTTAGGGGGAGTATTTGAGGTAGTAGCCACCGGCGTTCCAATCGGTTTAGGAAGTTATGTCCAATGGGATAGACGTTTAGACGCTCATTTAGCTTCAGCTCTTATGAGTATTCCAGGAGTAAAGGCAGTAGAGATCGGTGAAGGAATAAAGATTTCAGGGGAAAAAGGTTCGGATGTTCATGATGAAATTTTTACTAAGATAGAAACAAGAAAAAAATTCTGCCGCTATTACCGAAAGACTAATCGAGCTGGTGGCATTGAGGGCGGAGTGACCAATGGAGAAGAAGTTATAATTAGAGCTTATATTAAACCCATACCTACTTTGATTAATCCCCTTTATTCTGTTGATTTTTCCAGCAAAAAGGAAACAAAAGCATTATATCAAAGATCTGATATCTGTATTGTCCCTGCGGCCAGTATAGTGGGAGAGGCAGTAACTGCTTGGGAAATAGCGATTGCTTTTTTAGAGAAATTTAGCAGTGATTCTTTAGGGGAAATAAAAGAGAATTATGAAAATTATAAGGAGCGACTCCAAGAGGTATGA
- a CDS encoding 4-carboxy-4-hydroxy-2-oxoadipate aldolase/oxaloacetate decarboxylase: MIHVITKIKRPPKDLVEQFKSIAVATVYEASSRKGFINPKIKPIFRGMKLCGPAFTVQTAPGDNIMLHKALEKAQEGDIIVATVGDEYEYGYWGDLMAIQAKTKKIGGLAIDGCVRDSEEIIEMGFPIFSRGVAIRGTVKASLGLINYPINFGGTTVNPGDLILGDDDGMVCVKLQDCIEILAKSKERVQKEEVKAKALMSGISSVEYNRLDKIFESLNLREE, encoded by the coding sequence ATGATACATGTGATAACTAAAATAAAAAGACCACCAAAAGATTTAGTTGAACAGTTTAAATCAATTGCTGTTGCAACAGTTTATGAAGCTTCGAGTAGAAAAGGATTTATAAACCCTAAAATTAAGCCGATATTTAGAGGGATGAAATTGTGCGGTCCGGCCTTTACAGTCCAAACTGCTCCAGGAGACAACATAATGTTACACAAAGCTTTAGAAAAAGCACAAGAAGGAGATATTATAGTAGCAACAGTTGGTGATGAGTATGAATATGGATATTGGGGCGATTTAATGGCTATTCAAGCTAAAACAAAAAAAATAGGTGGGTTAGCAATTGACGGGTGTGTTAGAGATTCTGAGGAGATTATCGAAATGGGATTTCCCATATTTTCTAGAGGGGTAGCTATCCGAGGAACAGTAAAAGCATCTTTGGGACTTATAAATTACCCAATAAATTTTGGTGGAACAACAGTTAATCCTGGAGATCTCATTTTGGGCGATGATGATGGAATGGTTTGTGTTAAACTTCAGGATTGCATCGAAATATTAGCTAAATCTAAAGAAAGGGTACAAAAAGAAGAAGTAAAAGCAAAAGCTCTTATGAGTGGAATAAGTAGTGTAGAGTATAACCGTTTAGATAAAATTTTCGAATCTTTGAATTTAAGAGAGGAATAG
- a CDS encoding prephenate dehydrogenase — MEEESDFNIHMISIIGVGLIGGSLGLALKKKKPNFKIMGIDKPGIIDRALARGAIDEGAINLEEGLKKADVVILSTPVKTILDLLTQINPFLKRGCLVTDTGSTKRQVVEKATEVLSKDVFFIGGHPMAGSEKYSIEEANSQLFNDKTYILTPTNKNNLIAQKRMFLLIKTIGAKKLILDPQEHDKIIAAISHLPQILAVSLTNMISKLIQEENDQHYFKVIGGGFKDMTRIASSPYKMWEDICQTNKENILSSIQEFRNYLEAIEEKLKNDPGSLKEEFQKASKLRETL; from the coding sequence ATGGAAGAAGAAAGTGACTTTAATATTCACATGATAAGTATTATTGGTGTAGGCCTAATCGGTGGATCATTGGGATTGGCTTTAAAAAAAAAGAAGCCGAATTTCAAAATTATGGGAATAGATAAACCAGGAATAATCGATAGAGCACTTGCCCGAGGCGCTATTGATGAAGGGGCAATCAATCTCGAAGAAGGATTAAAAAAAGCAGATGTAGTAATTTTATCCACTCCAGTAAAAACAATTTTAGACTTATTGACCCAAATTAATCCCTTTCTTAAGAGAGGATGTCTGGTAACTGATACAGGCAGTACCAAAAGACAAGTAGTAGAAAAAGCTACTGAAGTATTATCTAAAGATGTTTTCTTTATTGGTGGACACCCCATGGCCGGCTCTGAAAAATATAGTATAGAGGAAGCTAATTCTCAACTCTTTAATGATAAAACCTATATCTTAACTCCTACGAATAAAAATAATTTAATTGCGCAGAAGAGAATGTTTTTATTGATCAAAACGATCGGTGCAAAAAAATTAATATTAGATCCTCAAGAACATGACAAAATTATCGCTGCAATAAGTCATTTACCTCAAATTTTAGCAGTTTCTCTCACCAACATGATAAGCAAGCTTATTCAAGAAGAAAATGACCAACATTATTTTAAAGTAATAGGAGGAGGGTTTAAAGATATGACTAGAATAGCTTCTAGTCCTTACAAAATGTGGGAGGATATTTGTCAAACCAATAAAGAAAATATTTTAAGTTCTATACAGGAATTTAGAAATTATCTTGAAGCAATAGAAGAAAAACTCAAAAATGATCCAGGCAGTTTGAAAGAAGAATTCCAAAAAGCAAGCAAGTTAAGAGAAACTCTTTAA
- a CDS encoding shikimate kinase produces the protein MRKNIIITGFMGTGKSVTAKELAQRLEMEFIDMDRVIEERQGASIADIFDRYGEKYFREQENILVRELSLQENLVIATGGGTFLNLDNIKTMNQEGKVICLYATPQALYSRLEKKNNRPLIKGDNLLNKINHLLERRKKIYESFDYKINTSNLSVQEVVDKIVTLLKLER, from the coding sequence ATGAGAAAAAATATCATTATTACCGGATTTATGGGAACCGGCAAGAGTGTTACAGCTAAAGAATTAGCTCAAAGATTAGAAATGGAATTTATAGATATGGACCGGGTAATTGAAGAACGCCAGGGGGCGAGCATCGCGGATATTTTTGATAGATATGGGGAAAAATATTTTCGAGAACAAGAGAATATATTAGTAAGAGAACTTTCTCTACAAGAAAATTTAGTTATTGCTACTGGTGGAGGTACATTTCTTAATCTGGATAATATTAAAACAATGAATCAAGAGGGGAAGGTAATTTGTCTTTATGCTACCCCACAGGCTCTTTATAGTCGCTTAGAGAAAAAGAATAATCGTCCACTCATAAAAGGAGATAATCTTTTAAACAAAATAAATCATTTATTAGAAAGGAGAAAGAAAATATACGAAAGTTTCGATTATAAGATTAATACTTCTAATCTTAGCGTTCAGGAAGTCGTAGATAAAATAGTTACACTTTTGAAATTGGAAAGGTGA
- the aroQ gene encoding type II 3-dehydroquinate dehydratase → MLKIGIINGPNLNMLGKRDQKIYGNLTLEEMNHKIESFAKEEDIELTIKQSNSEGEIIDSIQYFSSQVDGLIINPAAYTHYSYAIADALRDCSIPTIEVHLSDIFSREDFRRKSVTASACTEQIAGFGYQSYILAIYALKDLVKNKQGKK, encoded by the coding sequence ATGTTAAAGATAGGAATAATTAATGGACCAAATTTGAATATGCTGGGAAAAAGGGATCAAAAAATTTACGGAAATTTAACCTTAGAAGAAATGAATCATAAAATTGAATCCTTTGCCAAAGAGGAAGATATTGAACTAACAATAAAACAGTCAAATTCTGAGGGAGAGATTATTGATTCTATTCAGTATTTTTCTTCCCAAGTAGATGGTTTAATTATTAATCCGGCAGCTTATACCCATTATAGTTATGCGATTGCCGATGCTCTTAGAGACTGTTCGATTCCCACAATTGAAGTTCATCTTTCTGATATATTTTCTCGAGAAGACTTTCGGAGGAAATCAGTTACAGCTTCTGCTTGCACGGAACAGATTGCTGGATTTGGATATCAGAGTTATATTCTTGCGATATATGCTCTTAAGGATTTAGTAAAGAACAAACAAGGAAAAAAATAA
- a CDS encoding GntR family transcriptional regulator: MREIEKEFLSEKAYRLIKNKVSVSNDQHISIRKISKEFNIGYSPIREACQRLHREGLLEGLAGVGYFIPQMEMKSIIEIFEVRKILEKHVFKEIFDSLTDEHLTALSDYTAKEIISLKQKDIKGFHKYDKKYHMLFFEIYNNSVLLNLMKNVMDKYFICSYKTFNSIRKKGNVDAIEEHESIINYIKQKNKQKAVLELTRHIRNSEERIKKGYYHR; the protein is encoded by the coding sequence GTGAGAGAAATAGAGAAAGAATTTCTAAGTGAAAAGGCATATAGATTAATTAAGAATAAAGTTAGCGTTTCTAACGATCAACATATTAGCATAAGAAAAATATCTAAAGAATTTAATATAGGATATTCCCCAATAAGAGAAGCATGTCAACGTTTGCATCGAGAAGGATTACTAGAAGGCTTAGCGGGAGTAGGTTATTTCATTCCCCAAATGGAAATGAAAAGTATTATTGAAATATTTGAAGTCCGTAAAATTTTAGAAAAACATGTTTTTAAAGAAATTTTTGACTCCTTAACCGACGAACATTTAACCGCTCTTTCAGATTATACTGCAAAAGAAATTATTTCTCTAAAACAAAAAGATATTAAAGGTTTTCATAAATATGATAAAAAATATCATATGTTATTTTTTGAAATATACAATAATTCAGTTTTACTAAATCTAATGAAAAATGTTATGGATAAATATTTTATTTGTTCTTATAAAACTTTTAATAGTATTCGCAAAAAAGGAAACGTTGATGCGATTGAAGAACACGAGAGCATCATTAATTATATAAAACAGAAAAACAAACAAAAAGCAGTTTTAGAATTAACAAGACACATTCGTAATAGTGAAGAAAGAATAAAAAAGGGATATTACCATCGGTAA
- a CDS encoding shikimate dehydrogenase, translating to MQMKKEINGKTEIIGVVGKNIENSLSPLIHNQIIDRYSLNFCYLPFQVAEINLGNAIQGISALNIKGVNVTFPYKEKVIKFLDKVEESARRIGAINTIVNDKGNLTGYNTDVIGFKKSLQEEGKSTVKGKKAIILGAGGAARGVIYALLEEKIEEITIFNRTLERAKKIKQDFSNFFPKSCIRAFSLEEENIKDKIRRAHFLVNTTSFGIPPQIDKTPLPNEKLFHPNLLVYDLIYHPTKTLFLRQAEQAGAKIMNGLPMLVYQGIESFFLWTGIKVEGKEVIEMIRKIEFLQNIDDQQITTI from the coding sequence ATGCAAATGAAAAAAGAAATAAATGGAAAGACTGAAATAATAGGCGTAGTTGGAAAGAATATAGAAAATAGTCTTTCCCCACTTATTCATAACCAGATAATAGATAGATATTCTTTAAATTTTTGTTATCTGCCTTTTCAAGTAGCAGAAATCAATTTGGGTAACGCTATCCAAGGGATAAGTGCTTTAAATATAAAAGGTGTAAATGTTACTTTTCCCTATAAAGAGAAAGTAATTAAATTTTTAGATAAAGTGGAAGAATCAGCTCGAAGGATTGGGGCGATAAATACAATTGTCAATGATAAAGGGAATCTTACAGGTTACAATACCGATGTAATTGGTTTCAAGAAGAGCCTGCAGGAAGAAGGAAAATCTACAGTAAAAGGGAAGAAAGCAATTATTTTAGGAGCGGGAGGAGCTGCCCGTGGAGTGATTTACGCCCTTCTAGAGGAAAAAATTGAAGAGATAACTATCTTCAATCGAACTTTAGAAAGAGCTAAGAAGATCAAACAAGATTTTTCTAACTTTTTTCCCAAGAGCTGTATTAGAGCATTTTCCTTAGAAGAAGAAAATATAAAAGATAAAATAAGAAGAGCTCATTTTCTGGTTAATACTACTTCTTTTGGAATACCCCCTCAAATTGATAAAACACCTTTACCAAATGAAAAATTATTTCATCCCAACCTCTTAGTTTATGACCTTATTTATCATCCCACCAAAACTCTTTTTTTAAGACAAGCAGAGCAGGCGGGAGCAAAAATAATGAACGGTTTACCGATGTTGGTCTATCAAGGGATAGAAAGTTTCTTTCTTTGGACTGGTATTAAAGTAGAAGGGAAAGAAGTTATAGAAATGATTAGAAAAATTGAATTTTTACAAAATATTGACGACCAACAGATAACGACTATTTAA